A region of Cucumis melo cultivar AY chromosome 2, USDA_Cmelo_AY_1.0, whole genome shotgun sequence DNA encodes the following proteins:
- the LOC103492118 gene encoding uncharacterized protein LOC103492118: MGFDQTVAEPLDPIDQTHLAWKISVHSLSDLSYISPVVFLYLLKECYIRGTVKATKKFRFLQQQVHLVLHNGPQPGPATFVIHCLYVLPIFGLYSEGFSHLITSALQRFLKVVTTPADLDEAKDLAAQLFIDIVGGFIAHDDRIVVKIIQIFDVQLTDVEKVMFESKARNRCSSDSAKDFVEQYVSELIETQGYTTAVDVLEHFSIHQSGQSLLYSMLQNNEFKAAEKWATFMGKPMLHLLVQELINRNKLKSAYGVIKKNDLQKEFPDVYQKCKESSLKNLAEKGCWDVAEAKTNSNRQFLEYLVYLALEAGYFEKVDELCNRYSLTGFLNIKEREGCYGQKLTNHYLNLNQLIAGDILWVDNADALHHATRHIEECKVVGIDCEWKPNYIKGKKPNKVSIMQIGLEEMAFIFDLIKLYDDVPDILDNCLTRILQSSSILKLGYNFLCNVKQLSHSYESLKCFKHYEMLLDIQNVFDHSGGLSGLAQKVLGAGLNKTRRNSDWEQRPLTVNQLEYAALDAVVLVHIFQHVRDQSQPSTTTEGETRLEWKSFIVSHMDNSSKLKKKKERSKKKAEVVTKL; this comes from the exons ATGGGATTCGATCAAACTGTTGCTGAACCACTCGACCCTATAGATCAAACTCATCTAGCATGGAAAATTTCTGTGCACTCCCTTTCTGATCTTTCTTATATATCTCCTGTTGTATTCTTATACCTTCTTAAAGAATGTTATATTCGTG GCACAGTGAAAGCAACTAAGAAGTTTCGATTCCTTCAGCAACAAGTTCATTTAGTACTTCATAATGGTCCCCAACCTGGACCAGCTACCTTTGTTATTCATTGCCTATACGTTTTGCCTATATTTGGACTATATAGTGAAGGATTCAGCCACTTGATTACCTCAGCTCTCCAACGTTTTCTGAAAGTTGTGACAACTCCAGCAGACCTTGATGAGGCGAAGGACCTAGCTGCTCAGTTATTTATCGATATTGTTGGAGGATTCATTGCGCATGATGACAGGATAGTCGTGAAGATTATACAGATATTTGATGTTCAGTTGACCGACGTTGAGAAAGTTATGTTTGAATCTAAGGCAAGAAATAGGTGTTCCTCTGACTCAGCCAAAGACTTTGTCGAACAATATGTTTCTGAGTTAATAGAAACTCAGGGTTACACGACAGCTGTTGATGTATTAGAGCATTTCTCTATTCACCAATCTGGGCAATCTCTTCTCTATAGCATGTTGCAGAACAATGAATTTAAAGCAGCTGAGAAATGGGCCACTTTTATGGGAAAGCCAATGTTACATCTGCTTGTCCAGGAGTTGATAAATAGAAACAAGCTAAAAAGTGCATATGGCGTTATAAAGAAAAATGATTTGCAGAAGGAATTTCCCGATGTCTATCAGAAGTGTAAAGAGAG CTCCTTGAAGAATTTAGCCGAAAAAGGATGCTGGGATGTTGCTGAGGCAAAAACAAACAGCAATAGGCAATTTCTTGAATATCTG GTTTACTTGGCATTGGAAGCTGGTTATTTTGAAAAAGTTGATGAACTTTGCAATAGGTACTCCCTTACGGGTTTTCTGAATATCAAAG AACGTGAGGGATGTTATGGACAGAAGTTAACGAACCACTATCTGAATCTTAATCAACTAATTGCTGGAGATATATTATGGGTTGACAATGCTGATGCTTTACATCATGCAACACGCCATATTGAGGAGTGTAAAGTTGTTGGTATTGATTGTGAGTGGAAACCTAACTATATAAAGGGCAAGAAACCGAACAAG GTATCTATTATGCAAATTGGTTTGGAGGAAATGGCTTTCATCTTTGACTTGATCAAGTTATATGATGATGTCCCTGACATTCTAGACAATTGCCTGACCCGCATCTTGCAGTCTTCTAGTATTTTGAAGCTCG GCTACAATTTTTTATGCAATGTGAAGCAACTGTCCCATTCGTATGAATCATTGAAGTGTTTCAAACATTATGAGATGTTACTAGACATTCAAAATGTATTTGACCATAGTGGAGGTCTATCTGGGCTTGCACAG AAAGTATTGGGAGCTGGATTGAACAAGACACGACGAAATAGTGACTGGGAACAGCGGCCCTTAACGGTGAATCAG CTAGAATATGCCGCGCTGGATGCTGTGGTACTCGTCCATATTTTCCAGCATGTTCGAGATCAATCACAGCCATCTACGACAACAGAAGGGGAAACACGACTAGAGTGGAAATCCTTCATT GTCTCCCACATGGATAACTCGTCAaaactgaagaagaaaaaagagaggagCAAAAAGAAAGCAGAAGTTGTAACCAAGTTGTAA
- the LOC103492119 gene encoding uncharacterized protein LOC103492119, whose protein sequence is MDQRGEGYKKHHPPSGEDEIYRLDGIAQGGAYHQRLSSNGINNVGDFLKTYKQKGSTYLKQVLGGKVPQKIWTKMISNALECDSVENEANLNTWEDVELHCQDFPSFNPTPTQRLGDNYEAMGAGKGLKGKGEPDKHYFIFDDDYPPLLPHGEASTSYNHNYNGRPCNGLVPRPKQSIITPTFNSKFREEERKNSDKS, encoded by the exons ATGGATCAGCGTGGTGAAG GGTACAAGAAACACCACCCCCCAAGTGGGGAAGATGAAATATACCGATTGGATGGAATTGCCCAAGGTGGTGCATATCACCAACGCTTGTCCTCCAACGGAATAAATAATGTGGGTGATTTTTTGAAGACTTATAAACAAAAGGGTTCTACTTATCTAAAACAG GTACTTGGTGGGAAAGTCCCTCAAAAGATATGGACAAAGATGATTAGTAATGCTTTAGAATGTGATTCAGTGGAAAATGAAGCTAATTTAAACACCTGGGAAGATGTGGAACTTCATTGTCAAGACTTTCCATCCTTCAATCCAACTCCTACG CAACGCTTGGGGGATAACTATGAAGCAATGGGAGCTGGCAAAGGTTTGAAAGGGAAGGGGGAGCCAGACAAGCATTATTTCATTTTCGATGATG ATTATCCACCATTGTTGCCACATGGAGAGGCTTCAACCTCATACAACCATAACTATAATGGGCGACCTTGCAATGGGTTGGTGCCTAGACCCAAACAAAGTATTATTACTCCAACATTCAACAGTAAATTTagagaggaagagagaaaaaacaGTGATAAAAGCTAA
- the LOC103492121 gene encoding calmodulin-binding protein 60 B-like isoform X1: MEFPDAKTFFCPQNYQTTSSHYSFPSGFGVGGSHLVLSPKSVAYVENYFRPLIRKEVEAKINAHFNVSTDQSCSNSSTSREGVLGEDRAVVIVGGGRLRKENQQQLKLRFTNKVPSTIYTVNDVEAENGEELRVELFDVVNDRIIDVTHPLSSARIEVVVLDREFNDGEAITQSDFNRSVVPQRLGERPLLVGGHKRFRLENGVYSITDLSFTRNSSRCRTKKIRLGLRVINDSNNNNYPTIGHAVSNPFRVKDHRGQLNQKRHPPKGEDEVWRLEGIGRNGEYHKRLTSHGILYVDDFLKAYQKDSRSLRKWLGNRVSDKKWKSMVKHAHEYVPITNTIVPTFDPPTSFQQQNLVENKAMGGVEEVSNQNNIGDGFQDHTSLLADVIQDHFHRIFQDFPTQTLLSQGEASTSNGYYNYVEHSTSTCNQHFLGAVLNKLGA, from the exons ATGGAATTCCCAGATGCAAAAACCTTTTTCTGTCCTCAAAATTATCAGACAACCTCCTCCCACTACTCTTTTCCATCTGG GTTTGGGGTTGGAGGTAGTCATCTGGTTTTGTCTCCTAAATCTGTGGCTTATGTTGAGAATTACTTTCGCCCCTTG ATACGAAAGGAAGTGGAGGCAAAGATTAACGCTCACTTCAACGTCTCTACCGACCAATCATGCTCTAATTCAAGTACTAGTAGGGAAGGAGTACTTGGTGAAGATCGTGCAGTTGTTATTGTTGGTGGAGGCCGATTGAGAAAGGAGAATCAGCAACAACTGAAGTTACGTTTCACGAACAAGGTTCCGTCCACCATCTACACCGTAAATGACGTCGAAGCCGAGAATGGGGAGGAGCTGCGTGTTGAATTATTTGATGTTGTCAATGATCGCATCATTGACGTTACTCATCCTTTGTCGTCGGCGAGGATTGAGGTTGTTGTCCTCGATAGAGAATTCAACGACGGGGAAGCAATAACTCAATCGGATTTCAACAGAAGTGTTGTGCCACAAAGGCTGGGAGAACGACCTTTGTTGGTTGGTGGTCATAAGAGGTTTCGCTTAGAAAATGGAGTTTATTCCATCACCGATTTGTCATTCACTAGAAACTCAAGCAGGTGCAGGACTAAGAAGATTCGTTTGGGACTACGGGTTATAAATGACTCCAACAACAACAACTATCCCACAATCGGACATGCCGTGTCTAATCCTTTTAGAGTGAAGGATCATCGAGGCCAAC TGAACCAGAAACGCCATCCTCCGAAAGGAGAAGATGAAGTATGGAGATTGGAAGGGATCGGACGAAATGGCGAATATCACAAGCGCCTAACTTCCCATGGCATCCTATATGTGGATGACTTTTTGAAGGCTTATCAAAAGGACTCTCGTTCTCTAAGAAAG TGGTTAGGGAATAGAGTTTCGGACAAGAAATGGAAGTCAATGGTAAAGCATGCTCATGAATATGTTCCTATCACCAACACCATCGTCCCCACTTTTGATCCACCCACCAGCTTTCAG cagcaAAATTTGGTGGAAAATAAAGCCATGGGAGGTGTAGAAGAAGTGAGCAACCAAAACAACATTGGTGATGGGTTCCAAGATCATACATCATTATTGGCTGATGTTATTCAAGATCATTTTCATCGAATATTTCAAG ATTTCCCAACACAAACATTGTTGTCACAAGGAGAAGCTTCAACCTCAAATGGCTACTACAATTATGTTGAACATAGTACAAGTACATGCAACCAACACTTTCTAGGAGCTGTCTTGAATAAATTGGGTGCCTAA
- the LOC103492121 gene encoding calmodulin-binding protein 60 B-like isoform X2: protein MEFPDAKTFFCPQNYQTTSSHYSFPSGFGVGGSHLVLSPKSVAYVENYFRPLIRKEVEAKINAHFNVSTDQSCSNSSTSREGVLGEDRAVVIVGGGRLRKENQQQLKLRFTNKVPSTIYTVNDVEAENGEELRVELFDVVNDRIIDVTHPLSSARIEVVVLDREFNDGEAITQSDFNRSVVPQRLGERPLLVGGHKRFRLENGVYSITDLSFTRNSSRCRTKKIRLGLRVINDSNNNNYPTIGHAVSNPFRVKDHRGQLNQKRHPPKGEDEVWRLEGIGRNGEYHKRLTSHGILYVDDFLKAYQKDSRSLRKWLGNRVSDKKWKSMVKHAHEYVPITNTIVPTFDPPTSFQQNLVENKAMGGVEEVSNQNNIGDGFQDHTSLLADVIQDHFHRIFQDFPTQTLLSQGEASTSNGYYNYVEHSTSTCNQHFLGAVLNKLGA from the exons ATGGAATTCCCAGATGCAAAAACCTTTTTCTGTCCTCAAAATTATCAGACAACCTCCTCCCACTACTCTTTTCCATCTGG GTTTGGGGTTGGAGGTAGTCATCTGGTTTTGTCTCCTAAATCTGTGGCTTATGTTGAGAATTACTTTCGCCCCTTG ATACGAAAGGAAGTGGAGGCAAAGATTAACGCTCACTTCAACGTCTCTACCGACCAATCATGCTCTAATTCAAGTACTAGTAGGGAAGGAGTACTTGGTGAAGATCGTGCAGTTGTTATTGTTGGTGGAGGCCGATTGAGAAAGGAGAATCAGCAACAACTGAAGTTACGTTTCACGAACAAGGTTCCGTCCACCATCTACACCGTAAATGACGTCGAAGCCGAGAATGGGGAGGAGCTGCGTGTTGAATTATTTGATGTTGTCAATGATCGCATCATTGACGTTACTCATCCTTTGTCGTCGGCGAGGATTGAGGTTGTTGTCCTCGATAGAGAATTCAACGACGGGGAAGCAATAACTCAATCGGATTTCAACAGAAGTGTTGTGCCACAAAGGCTGGGAGAACGACCTTTGTTGGTTGGTGGTCATAAGAGGTTTCGCTTAGAAAATGGAGTTTATTCCATCACCGATTTGTCATTCACTAGAAACTCAAGCAGGTGCAGGACTAAGAAGATTCGTTTGGGACTACGGGTTATAAATGACTCCAACAACAACAACTATCCCACAATCGGACATGCCGTGTCTAATCCTTTTAGAGTGAAGGATCATCGAGGCCAAC TGAACCAGAAACGCCATCCTCCGAAAGGAGAAGATGAAGTATGGAGATTGGAAGGGATCGGACGAAATGGCGAATATCACAAGCGCCTAACTTCCCATGGCATCCTATATGTGGATGACTTTTTGAAGGCTTATCAAAAGGACTCTCGTTCTCTAAGAAAG TGGTTAGGGAATAGAGTTTCGGACAAGAAATGGAAGTCAATGGTAAAGCATGCTCATGAATATGTTCCTATCACCAACACCATCGTCCCCACTTTTGATCCACCCACCAGCTTTCAG caAAATTTGGTGGAAAATAAAGCCATGGGAGGTGTAGAAGAAGTGAGCAACCAAAACAACATTGGTGATGGGTTCCAAGATCATACATCATTATTGGCTGATGTTATTCAAGATCATTTTCATCGAATATTTCAAG ATTTCCCAACACAAACATTGTTGTCACAAGGAGAAGCTTCAACCTCAAATGGCTACTACAATTATGTTGAACATAGTACAAGTACATGCAACCAACACTTTCTAGGAGCTGTCTTGAATAAATTGGGTGCCTAA